The Algoriphagus halophilus sequence CACCCCATCCACGGAGATGGTTCCTGAACTGTTTTTAATATCCAGTTCCATGGCCATAGGACCATTGATTTTGATAAATCCTTTGTTTCTATTATTCCCCCAGGAGCTGTTATTACTACGCTCATAAGAGATCTTCAATACATCACCTACGGTCACAAAGATGATGTCTTGGTCTTCGTCATTTGACTCCAGATAGGCTTCCACTTTTACATCAGCGCCAGAGCCTCCATCATAGGAGACATCAAGCCAACCCCCGCTTACTTCAATTTTGCTGATATTGGAGTAGGACTTATTGGCATCAACAAGTACTTTTTGGGCAAAACCCACGGTAGCAAACAGAAGTAAGGCTATCAGTAAGGGACTTATTTTGAAGAAATTTTTCATAGTTTAATTGATTATCTTATTGTTATTCCAAAGCTCATTGCATTTACTTCAGGACCTAGATTTTCCTGAAATAGATTGTTTAAATCATAGTTGAAAAAGAGAGTAATATCTCCAACCCCTACTTCCCCTCTGGCTCCATAGCGGAAGTTTTCTATGTACATATTGGATTTTTCAAACTGCTTTTGTTTGTCTCCATTTTCATCGTCGTATACAAACTTACCTCTTCCGCCTATTCGAAAACCTGCATATCCACCTAATCCCAATCTTAGCTTATGGTTATTGGTTAAGAGGGTTGGGACCAACGTGAAGTTTGCATAGGATGCAGAGATTTTAGATTTGGTCCCGATGCCTCCTTCGAATTCCTCCCAAGCAATGCCGTCTGGGTTTTTCACCGCAATCAGACTTCTGTCTTCAAGCTTGAAATTATACCAGCTGACTCCAATGCTTGAAAGAAGGTGAAAGTTTCTGGAAGGCTTATAAGTTCCTTCAAAATTGATGGCATAATACCAGGATCCCCAAGGTTTCACATCTGGCATTTCACCGGTGGGATTCACCAAATTGATCCCTAATTCAGAATTAAAATCAGCTCTGAAGTTTCGATTTCTGGATTTATATCGTTCTTTGATTTTAACCTCATCATCCTCTTCTACCTCCAAAATCCATTTGTTGTCATCATTTTTATAATATCTCCAGGAGTTCCCAAAGACGTTAATGACTTTGTCTTTGGTGTAAATAACCGTGTCAGGTTTGTTTTGCGCAATAGAAGTACTGATCGAAAAGACAAATAGTAGTAATAGTAGTAGTTGGTTTTTCATTTTCAAAAGTGGTTAGAAAATAGGGCCGAAGCCCTGTTGATTAGAATACTATGCCAAAAGTGATAGGGTTCAACTCAGGTCCTTTTTCATCTTGGAAAAGCGTGTTTAAGTCATAATTGGTGAAGAATTTAACTCGACCAATGCCCAGTTCACCTCTGATTCCGTACCGGAAATTATTCAAGTAAAGCCCTGTGTTTTGTTTGTCCTTTTTACGGCCAGAACCTCCCAGTTCTCTGTATACATATTTGGATTGTCCTCCTAATCGATAGCCCGCATAAGGTCCCGCAGCGATTCTCAATCCTTTCCTTCCATTATCGTTCATTTTTCCAAAGTCCAGCTCAAGCATGGTCATTGCCATGATGTAGGAAGCAGAGATTTTACTTTTAAAGCCATCCACATCGGTACGTTGTACAAAGTCAATCATATCATCGCCTCTGACAGCTTGGAAATCCCGATTTTCAAATTTGAAATTGTAGAAGTTGAAACCCAATCCAAAATCCCAGTAAAAACCTTTAGAAATTCTCTGGGCAGCCATCCAGTTGATTCCTACATTCCAGCTCCCCCAACCTTTTACCGCATATGGATTGTCAGAGGTTGGGAATTTGCCTTCACCATTCAGGTAGTTGTTGACCCCGAGGTCTACATTAAAGTAGGTACGGAATGGGGGGTCATTATTTTTCTTCATTCCTGATTCAACTCGTACTTTGGTATTGGCACCGGACTCATCTACCAGGATCCGCATTCCACCAATATAGACCTCCGTTTCTTCCCAGTCTTCTCTTACTTTTACCACTTCTTTGGTAGTACCGTCCTTCTTTTTGATTTCAACGATGGTCAATTCTCCTGAATCTTCATTTTCCTCCAGATCCAATTCTCGAATGATCTGGTTGATATTCATCAGCTTTAGCTTTTCAAAGTCCTCTTTGCTGTCCACGATGATGACTACTTTTCCGGACTTTCCGAATTCTACGACTACACTGTCGCTCATCACAGTCTTGTAGGTGTCGTTAGATGGCATGGTACCGGCGATGCCAATTTGAACCAGGGCCATCAGGCAGAATAATAAAAGATATTTTTTCATGATTTGATTTCGATTTCTTGTGGCGATTTTTTATTTGTCAGCTCGTTCTTTTTTAGAAGTAAGATTGGTAAAGAGGTTGTTTTTGGCATCTTGCAAGTCTGCCAATCCCTGGTCTACTTTTCCTAACAATCCGCCGACATCATTCACTGTTTTGCCAATTTCGGCAATCAGGTTTTTGTCTTTGGGCTCTTCCTTCAGTCCTGAGGAGAAAATCTTAATGCTGTATGCAGGGGCTTCTTCGGTCTCTGTCTTTTCCTCTGCTACTGCCTTCGTGATATCCAAAGTAGGAAGCTCCATTTCTGGGTCAACCATTGGTTTCAACTCTGGCTTCTCTTCAGGTATAATTACTTCAGATACTGTTATTTCCTTTTCTCGCGTTTCGGTCATCGCAATTAGGTTTTGAGTAGGTGCTTCAGTAATTACCGGCTTTTTATTAGATGGTTTGTTACTTGTGATTTCTGCTTTAGGCTCCTCCTTGATTTCTACAGGAGCAGGTAACTGCTCTTCTTCAATTTCTGTAGGTAACTCATCAGGAATCGTAGTTTCTGAATTGCGGATGTCTGAATTATCAGGAGAGATGATTTCTTGGTTGGTAGCCAGTAATTCATCGGAATTGTCTTTGGTTTCAGAAGGATAAAAGAAATACCCGGCTGATAGTAAGATCACCACGGAAGCAGCCGCCGCCCACCAGAATCCTCGATTGGATTTAGGTTCTTTAGGAAGCTCTTTTTCTAGTCTCTCCCAGGCTAATGCACTGGGTTTGACTTCATGTTGGTCCAGTTTTTCCTTGAAAATCTTGTCCAACTTTTGTGATGAATTAGCCATTGTTTCTCCTTTCGTTTGGTATTAGACAGGCAATTTTTTCTTTTAAGACATTTCGGGCTCTGTTGAGCTGCGACTTGGAAGTGCTTTCGCTGATTCCAAGTAGTTCAGCTATTTCCTTGTGGGAATAACCTTCTATAGCATACAGGTTAAATACAGTTCTATATCCTACTGGTAAACTTTGGACCATTTCCATGAGCTCTTCAGTTTCCAAATGATTGAGTTCATAATTTTGATCCTGAAATTCAGCTTCATTTTCCATATTCACTTCCATCATTAGGTGTCTGTTACTCCTCAATGTCATGAGAGCCTGAGTGACGATGATTCGTTTCATCCAACCTTCGAAACTTCCCTTGTTCTGAAATTGGGGTAGCTTATCAAAAATTTTCATGAATCCCTCGATCATCACATCTTCCGCATGTTCCCGGTCTTTCAAATACCGGATGCAGATGGCCAGAAATTTCCCCGAATACGAATCATACAGGTGCCGCTGGGCGGACCGATCACCTTTTAGGCATCCTTGTATTACTCTTGTCTCGGTAGAAAAATCGGTTCTGCTGAACATTACTAGTGGCTTTCAATTAGGTAGATGCAAAGCTTGAAAGAATGGTTGCTTCAGTGTGTGAAAAAAAAATAATATTTTTTTGATTTCTCTATAAAAATACTCGTAAAATATTGATTTATAATTAATTATAGTTTTTAATCTTTCTTAGTTAATTGGGAAATAAAAACCATATTTTAATAATATGCCTTATAATTGATGAGGATGTCCAATAAGGTCCATTCATTTTCCTTCACCGTAACTGGTTGTATATTTCCCTCCCCGTCGAAGATACTTGCGAATAATCCATCTTCTTCTACAGTCAGTACCGTGTACCTGCCTGGGCTAAGGTCTACTGCATATTTTCCTGTCCCATCGGTTTTTACTTCTTTGATCTTGGTGGTAGCTATGGAACTGATTAAGCCTTCTTCCACTTTTACATCCGAAATATTAGTCAATGGAAAAATATGGAGGGTTCGCTCTACCTTTTTTGCCCCTTTTTCGGGATCCTCTCCATCTTGGATCATAGGCATCTGATTCCCTTCTATCCAGGTGATGGTTCCAATAATGCCCTGACCTTCCGGTTGGTAAGGTTTACACTGGAAAAATAGCAGTATGGGTAGGAAAAAGGAGAGTATTTTTACTAATTTTTTCATTTTAATAAGGGGGAGTTCCTATTTAGTTTTTAAATATTTTCAAATAGCAGAAACGATTCCAAATACTGAGGAAGGATAGTTCGCCATCCCAATTCTTCATGGAGTTTTTGTCCCAAAACACTGGCACTTTTTTCTTCCCCATGAATGATAAATGCGATTTTAGGTTTTTCGATAAAACCTTCTGCCCAGTCCATCAATTCATTTTGGTCTGCATGTGCTGAGAGCCCATCGATTTGATAGATTTTGGCCTTCACAGGAACTTCTCGACCATAAATCCGAATTTCAGGTTCTCCTTCCAATAATCTCCTTCCTCGGGTGCCCTCCGCCTGGTACCCCACAAATACCACCCCATTCTTTTCGTCAGGTAAATGGTGAAATAAGTGGTGAAGAACCCTACCCCCGGTTGCCATCCCACTCGCAGAAATAATAATGGCATTCCCTCGGTATTCATTGAGTGAACGGGACTGCTCTTGTTTTTGGAAATAATGAAGTTGGGGGTGATCAAATGGATGATTGTTATCATCCTCTAAAACAGCAGTCAATTGGTGATCACTTTTGAAGTCCAGGTAAAGTTTAGTCGCATTGATGGCCATTGGAGAGTCCAGGAAAATCGGGGCTTTAGGGATTTTCCCTTTTTCCATTAGCTGGAATAAATAATACATCACCAATTGGGTTCTGCCCACCGCAAAAGCCGGAATAATCACCAATCCACCTCGATCAAAGGTGTCTCTAATGGCCCTTCCCAATTCTTCCTCAGGTTTGACTGGAGGACTTACCCGATCACCATACGTGGATTCAATCCACAAAATGTCAGCTTTTGGTATCCGGGAAGGAGGGTACAAAATAGGGTCATGGTATCTGCCTAAGTCCCCTGAGAACACTAATTTCTTTTCCTGTTCTTTCCCTTTTACTAGTATTTTCACAATAGATGCTCCTAAAATATGTCCAGCATGGTAATAGGTAACCGTTACATCTGGATGGATCGAAAAAGGCCTTTCAAATTCCTGAGGAACCAGTTTGGGGAATACGGCTTCTGCATCCTCTTGTGTATAGAGGGGTTGTGGATTGTCATGTTTTGAATAGCCCTTTTTTCTTGCGTATTCAGCTTCCTCTTCTTGTAGCTTACCTGAATCCAATAATAAGATTTTGGCTAATTCAGCGGTTGCTTCTGTACAATAGATAGGGCCTGAAAAACCCTGCTTGACTAATTTGGGTAAATAGCCTATATGATCTAGGTGCGCATGAGTAAGTACAATGGCTTCCATCTCCATAGGAGGCATAGGGAATTTATCCCAGTTTCGGTCTCGAAGTTCTCGATTTCCTTGGTATAGTCCACAATCCACCAAAAATTCAAATTCTCCTAAGTCAATTAGGTATTTGGATCCGGTGACTGCCCCAGCCCCTCCCAAAAATTTTACTGTAACATCCATTGTTATTGGGTTTTTGAAAATAGAAGTTACAAAAAAAGAGGCATCCAATTGGATACCTCTCCTATTTTAAAACTGAGATTTTGGATCCCGTTCCACTTATTGAGAAATACTATCTGCTTTTTGTAAGTACTTCGCCTTGCTGATACTGTCCAATTGTGCTCGAGAAAGCGAATCCAGATACACTTCTTCCGCGTCATCTTCCTCCTCTTCGTTGTCATCATTACATGTGACACAAACCAGTCCAGCCTCATTAAATACCCAGACATTTCGCTGATTTACCTGGGAGGATCTATAACCATTTCTATAGATGGTATTTCTGATGATTTCTAGCAGTGATCGTTCCATAATGAAAGGCTTTTCATAAGGGATATTAAGTACCAAGTTTACTTTTTGATCTCTAAACGTCCCAAGGGAATTGACATCAAAGCCTTCGTCAAAGGTTACCACAGAATCCCTAACGGCATAGTTGTATACGATTTGCTCGGCATTTTCCATGGCCTCTGCTTTAGACCTTCCTCTGGAGAAAGCGTCTTTTGTCAAGGTTACCAAAGAGTCTGAAGTTCCTTCCAATCTCAAGCTTACTCGATTGAATGTAGCTTCTTCACTGATAGGGTTTAGGTTTAAAATCATCGTACCTGCAGTAACCGGCAATACTTCTTCACTCTTAAACCAGTTCTCAGATTTGAACAGTGCTACAATTCTAGGAATCTGGAATCCGCAAATTCCAATACACAATAACCAAAGACCTAAGGCTACCAAGCCGAATCTTCCCCCAATGATGCTTTTCTTAGCAAGGACACTTAAACCTAATAGTAATAAGATAATACCAGGAATAACCAATAAGAAAGAAGCTGCTACTACCAACCAAACAGGGACTAGATTAGAGAACAATTCAATTGGGAAATTATCCATCACCATTACATAGTCGTCATTGGTGAAGATTCCAAAATAAACACCCAAGGCGATCAATGGAGCGATTGTTATGACAATTCCCAAGAAGAATACGAAGAGTCCAAATAACACCCGGATTACCGCTAATACTGCTCTTCCTACCGGTCCAAGCGCTTTTCCGATTGCTTCGATTACTTGTCCGATAATTCTAAAAGGAGTTAGTAAAATCTTTCTGGTATTTGATTCAGGAATAGGAGGGATGGGGTTTTGGCTCTCCTTCACAGTCGTATCTATATTGTCCAAAGTGATTTCACCACCTTTCATTTGGATTCGTTCGGTAATCGAACTGGCCACAGGGGTGATAATCCATAGTACCAAGTAGATTAAGAATCCGGATCCTCCGGCCAAAATCAGCAATACAAAGGCAAGTCTGGTCCAAATTACTTCTATTCCAAAGTATGCAGCTAACCCTGAAGCGACTCCTCCTAAGACTTTGTCATCAGGGTTTCGATAAAGTTTTTTGATGTTTTTATCCTCTTTTACATCATATGACACAGGTAAGATGACCCAAAGTACGATATAAGCCACCACTGCAATGAAGCCAAAACTGAAGTTGAACCTAAAGTTGTCAAATGGCATGATATCGAATAGACCTGGGTTTAATCGGATGTTACCACTGAACAATACCAATATCGCAATCAACCGGGTCCATAAGGGATCTATGGCAAAGTATTGGGCGATACCAGCACAGACACCTCCAATAATCTTTTTGTTTTCAAGTCGTACTAATTTTTTATATCCTCCTTTTTCTCCTTGTTGGGGAGTGACATATTTATAGTAGTCTTCATCTTTTGGGTTGGCTTGCTGCTCATACTCCTCTTCCATTTTTTCTTCCTCCACGGTAGCGAAGTCAGCTATGGTTCCCATTTTTTCAATGAGTTTGTCCACATTTTCTGCGGTGATGACCTGCTTGTTGTTTTTGAGGTTAGACAAGAAAATCTCAGCGATCCGATTTTCGATATCGGAGATGATCTCATGATTGTCCTTATAGGAAGAAAAATGCTTATTGATCGCATCGAGGTATTTCCGAAGCGTATCGTATCCGTCTTCTTCAATGTGGAAGAGAATTCCACTGATGTTAATGCTTATTGTCTTTTTCATGTGTTGTTCAATTTAGAGGGTTGCCACATGTCCGCCTGTAAGGAACTTCAACAGATTCTGGAATGTGCTTCTCAATTTCATAGGTTCAATTCTTAGAGGTGATTTCTTGCGTGGAATTGACTAACGAGGTCCAGGTTTCTGAAAGCGTACCTAGAAATTCTTTACCTTCCTCGGTAATGGAATAATATTTTCGAGGAGGTCCCGATTCAGATTCAACCCAGCGGTATTGAACTAGTGAAGCAGACTTGAGTCTGTTGAGTAGGGGATATAGTGTGCCTTCTACTACGATCATCTGAACTTGGGTAAGTTCATCGATCAAGTCTGAAGTATATACCTCACCCCGAGAGATAATGTGCAAAACGCAAAACTCTAAGAGCCCTTTGCGCATTTGAATCTGTGTGTTGGCGACATTCATAGTAAGGTGATTTTTTTTCCTTGCTTTTGGAAAATTTGATTTCCGTTTCCTCATTTGTTAGAAAAATGATACCAATCTTTTCTAAGCTACCTTGTATAACCTAATTCCTTGCTATAAAAAGCTAGTTTGGTATACCAAATCCGGAATAATCCTACCATAGAGCCTTTATTTGCACTTTTTGAATTTTTAAAATCTTTGAAAAAAAATATGGGCAAAAGTGTAACATTTTATTTCTGCTGAAAAAACTGCAACATAGTGAACAGAAATATGTACGATGGCGTACAGTGTATCGATTCTTTAAAAGAAAAAAGCCAACAACTATTAACGGCTTAGATATTTACTTTATTTTGGTTTTGTGAAAATCACTAGACTTTTAATAGGTGTTCTAATTTTCTTGCCTTCACTGATGCTTTTTAGTATCAGGGCTGGTTTTTCGCAATCCATTGCACCTAAATATTCCAATGAATTTTTAAGTATTGGTGTTGGGGCTAGGGCCTTGGGAATGGGAGGCGCCCAGGTGGCAGCCTCGCGAGATGTAACTTCTGCTTATTGGAACCCAGCGGCCCTGATGGGGATTCAACATAAATATGAATTTACCTTAATGCATTCCGAATATTTTGCCGGTGTGGCCCAATACGATTACCTGGGTTTCTCTACACCTATCAAAAATGAAAGCCAAGTGGCTATTTCATTAATCAGATTTGGAGTGGACGATATTCCAGATACCAGATTTTTATACGATGCAAATGGCGCCTTAAATTATAACAATATCCAATTTTTTAATGCTGCGGATTATGCCTTGTTGTTGAGTTATGCACGGGATCTCTCGGATAAATTTAAAGTGGGAGCAAATGCCAAAGTCATTCACCGAAATGTTGGAAAGTTTGCTCAGGCATGGGGCTTTGGTTTAGATATAGGAGGTATTTACATTCATAAAAAATTGACCTTAGGGTTAATGGTGAGGGATATTACCACCACCTTCAATGCTTGGTCTCATGATGCAGAGTTGGTACGTGATATCTATTCCCTGACAGATAATGAAATCCCTATAAACTCCGTGGAGCTTACCCTTCCAAGAGCCATTGGAAGTATTGCCTATGATTGGAAATTGGGTACAAATTTCAGCTTATTGACCGTGGCGGATTTGGATATGACTTTTGATGGCAACAGGAATACCCTAATCCATAATTCGGTATTTAGTATTGATCCCAGGCTAGGGATTGAGGCTGGTTTTCAGCGAATTGCTTATTTAAGGGCAGGTATTGGGA is a genomic window containing:
- a CDS encoding RNA polymerase sigma factor, which gives rise to MFSRTDFSTETRVIQGCLKGDRSAQRHLYDSYSGKFLAICIRYLKDREHAEDVMIEGFMKIFDKLPQFQNKGSFEGWMKRIIVTQALMTLRSNRHLMMEVNMENEAEFQDQNYELNHLETEELMEMVQSLPVGYRTVFNLYAIEGYSHKEIAELLGISESTSKSQLNRARNVLKEKIACLIPNERRNNG
- a CDS encoding PadR family transcriptional regulator; translated protein: MNVANTQIQMRKGLLEFCVLHIISRGEVYTSDLIDELTQVQMIVVEGTLYPLLNRLKSASLVQYRWVESESGPPRKYYSITEEGKEFLGTLSETWTSLVNSTQEITSKN
- a CDS encoding peptidase associated/transthyretin-like domain-containing protein — translated: MKKLVKILSFFLPILLFFQCKPYQPEGQGIIGTITWIEGNQMPMIQDGEDPEKGAKKVERTLHIFPLTNISDVKVEEGLISSIATTKIKEVKTDGTGKYAVDLSPGRYTVLTVEEDGLFASIFDGEGNIQPVTVKENEWTLLDILINYKAYY
- a CDS encoding MBL fold metallo-hydrolase RNA specificity domain-containing protein; translated protein: MDVTVKFLGGAGAVTGSKYLIDLGEFEFLVDCGLYQGNRELRDRNWDKFPMPPMEMEAIVLTHAHLDHIGYLPKLVKQGFSGPIYCTEATAELAKILLLDSGKLQEEEAEYARKKGYSKHDNPQPLYTQEDAEAVFPKLVPQEFERPFSIHPDVTVTYYHAGHILGASIVKILVKGKEQEKKLVFSGDLGRYHDPILYPPSRIPKADILWIESTYGDRVSPPVKPEEELGRAIRDTFDRGGLVIIPAFAVGRTQLVMYYLFQLMEKGKIPKAPIFLDSPMAINATKLYLDFKSDHQLTAVLEDDNNHPFDHPQLHYFQKQEQSRSLNEYRGNAIIISASGMATGGRVLHHLFHHLPDEKNGVVFVGYQAEGTRGRRLLEGEPEIRIYGREVPVKAKIYQIDGLSAHADQNELMDWAEGFIEKPKIAFIIHGEEKSASVLGQKLHEELGWRTILPQYLESFLLFENI
- a CDS encoding PspC domain-containing protein, encoding MKKTISINISGILFHIEEDGYDTLRKYLDAINKHFSSYKDNHEIISDIENRIAEIFLSNLKNNKQVITAENVDKLIEKMGTIADFATVEEEKMEEEYEQQANPKDEDYYKYVTPQQGEKGGYKKLVRLENKKIIGGVCAGIAQYFAIDPLWTRLIAILVLFSGNIRLNPGLFDIMPFDNFRFNFSFGFIAVVAYIVLWVILPVSYDVKEDKNIKKLYRNPDDKVLGGVASGLAAYFGIEVIWTRLAFVLLILAGGSGFLIYLVLWIITPVASSITERIQMKGGEITLDNIDTTVKESQNPIPPIPESNTRKILLTPFRIIGQVIEAIGKALGPVGRAVLAVIRVLFGLFVFFLGIVITIAPLIALGVYFGIFTNDDYVMVMDNFPIELFSNLVPVWLVVAASFLLVIPGIILLLLGLSVLAKKSIIGGRFGLVALGLWLLCIGICGFQIPRIVALFKSENWFKSEEVLPVTAGTMILNLNPISEEATFNRVSLRLEGTSDSLVTLTKDAFSRGRSKAEAMENAEQIVYNYAVRDSVVTFDEGFDVNSLGTFRDQKVNLVLNIPYEKPFIMERSLLEIIRNTIYRNGYRSSQVNQRNVWVFNEAGLVCVTCNDDNEEEEDDAEEVYLDSLSRAQLDSISKAKYLQKADSISQ
- a CDS encoding outer membrane beta-barrel protein, with the translated sequence MKKYLLLFCLMALVQIGIAGTMPSNDTYKTVMSDSVVVEFGKSGKVVIIVDSKEDFEKLKLMNINQIIRELDLEENEDSGELTIVEIKKKDGTTKEVVKVREDWEETEVYIGGMRILVDESGANTKVRVESGMKKNNDPPFRTYFNVDLGVNNYLNGEGKFPTSDNPYAVKGWGSWNVGINWMAAQRISKGFYWDFGLGFNFYNFKFENRDFQAVRGDDMIDFVQRTDVDGFKSKISASYIMAMTMLELDFGKMNDNGRKGLRIAAGPYAGYRLGGQSKYVYRELGGSGRKKDKQNTGLYLNNFRYGIRGELGIGRVKFFTNYDLNTLFQDEKGPELNPITFGIVF
- a CDS encoding putative type IX sorting system protein PorV2, which translates into the protein MLFSIRAGFSQSIAPKYSNEFLSIGVGARALGMGGAQVAASRDVTSAYWNPAALMGIQHKYEFTLMHSEYFAGVAQYDYLGFSTPIKNESQVAISLIRFGVDDIPDTRFLYDANGALNYNNIQFFNAADYALLLSYARDLSDKFKVGANAKVIHRNVGKFAQAWGFGLDIGGIYIHKKLTLGLMVRDITTTFNAWSHDAELVRDIYSLTDNEIPINSVELTLPRAIGSIAYDWKLGTNFSLLTVADLDMTFDGNRNTLIHNSVFSIDPRLGIEAGFQRIAYLRAGIGNFQYIKDFEGNESLNMQPSMGVGVVLNEKFQIDYALSDIGNVSETPYSHVFSVKVSLEKLDSEFRKFKGWDR